In the Pedobacter cryoconitis genome, TTTTCCTTCGAGTTCTTATCGGTATCTTCGGATACAGATTAACAATGAAAATAAAGAGCCGGTTGCGATTTTGCAAGCAGGTATTTACAGACAGCAAAGTATTCCGCCTGTTTATGTTCAGCTTAAAAAGCCTTTGATCCAGCAAAGGGATAGTGCCCAGGTGAGTTATATAACAGTACGTTTTAATGCGCCTTATCAATTGAATAAACTGCATCTGGAAATTGCCGGACAAAAGTATTATAAACGGAACGTCAGGGTTTATGCGGTACAGCAGAAGGAAAAATCACTGGTCGCAGATACCTTAATTAGTACTTCAGCGATTCCTAACCTGTACTTCTCGGCTAAAACAAACCACTTAGAACTTGAAATTGTGAACGGTGACAATCCACCATTGGTGCTCCATAAAGTCAATGGTTATCAATTGAGTCAAAGTTTAATCAGTTATCTTGAAAAAGATCAGGATTATACAATTCTATTTGGAGATGGAAAAGCAAATGCGCCAGACTATGACCTGAAGTTTTTTGGAGATAGCTTACAGCAGGAGTTAAAACCGCTAAACTATCAATCTGTTTCTGCTAATCCTTTATATCAAAAACCACAGGAAAAAAGTAAGGTTGCAAAAGGGGATGGGATTCCAGGATGGGTAATCTGGGCAGCAATCGTAATTGTAGCTGCTTTACTGGGTTTCCTGACTTTTAAAATGACGCAGGAAGTGAGCAAAAGAGATAAACTATAAAAATGCCCTCAAAAAGTATTTAACTTTTTGAGGGCATTGCAGCTGGTAACAGGGCTTTTACGCAAAGAATTTACTTTTTCCAGCTATTATCTGATGGTTTGGCATCCATATAAATACCGCCGTCAATTACCATTGAAGTCACTGGTTTTTCTGCAGTAAATTGAATGTTAATCGCTTTCTGGTTGAATTTCCAAACTACTGGAGTTTCATGGATCACATGCGTTGTTCCGTCAGCATAGGTTACTTTAATATCGAAAGGTATCGCAAAACCACCGATGTTCCGGATGGATATATTATAAGTCATGCCTTTGATCGTTACTTTGTCAATAGCCAGGTCTATATAATTATTGCTGAAGAACCAATTGTTCCAGAACCAGTTTAAGTCTTGTTTGGAAACATCATTGATCGTATGAAAGAAATCCCATGGAATAGGATGTTTTCCATTCCAGCGGTCCATATAAGCATGCAGATATTTCTTGAACAGTACATCTCCAAACATATCCTTTAAAGCCAGGTAAGCCAGCGAAGGCTTTACATATGCGTTATTGCCATATCCTGAACCCGAAACCTGGGTAGACAGGGTGATAATTGGCTGATCTTCTTCTGTAGAAGGATCTTTAATCCATCTTTCTACTCTGAATTTCTTGTAATTCTCATCTGCTTTCGCTTTTCCAAGCTGCTGCTGACCAATCAGGTATTCTAAAGTAGTTGCCCAGCCTTCATCCATATGCGCATAACGGGTTTCGTTCGTGCCCATGTAAAAAGGGAAATAAGTATGTGCAATCTCATGGTTCAGTACAAATTGGCTGAACTCCATATCCGGAGTACTGGTGTCATTCACCATCATCGGGAATTCCATGTCGGCAAAACCTTGTACCGCAGTCATTTTTGAGAAGGGATAAGGAACACCTGGCCAGTTATTTGAAAACCAGTCTAAAGCCAGTTTAGTCCAGGTTGCAGCATGTGAAAAGTCTTCAGCTTTGCTGTCATAAGCAGCTTGTACACTTGTCCTTCTGCCAGTCTT is a window encoding:
- a CDS encoding DUF3999 family protein, with protein sequence MNRQLFLTLTLLLSVFSVFAQQTFKYQAKLPKVETDGFYRVDLSPELIAGAQANLGDIRILNQKKQFSPYIFGNQLVFKDQRSFIAFPKLKALAEVDTVTTFIVENAAHLTINQLSLQLRNASVKRNVNLSGSDDLKKWYAIKENISLEEAVSDEPGNGTYQQQLNFPSSSYRYLRIQINNENKEPVAILQAGIYRQQSIPPVYVQLKKPLIQQRDSAQVSYITVRFNAPYQLNKLHLEIAGQKYYKRNVRVYAVQQKEKSLVADTLISTSAIPNLYFSAKTNHLELEIVNGDNPPLVLHKVNGYQLSQSLISYLEKDQDYTILFGDGKANAPDYDLKFFGDSLQQELKPLNYQSVSANPLYQKPQEKSKVAKGDGIPGWVIWAAIVIVAALLGFLTFKMTQEVSKRDKL
- a CDS encoding M1 family metallopeptidase — protein: MMHKNIFKIATLFLLGTVTTQAQELYMPRNIKAAFANGTRALDGKPGKNYWQNKGKYDMTITVTPNDKLVKGTETITYTNHSPDTLKKITMRFVNNMHKPEAPRAGYVSKDYLTSGLDISLFTVDGQSYNVDSKDWGTTSDIPLKNALAPGKTATFKINWSYPLSKVSGREGQIDSTTFFVAYSFPRVSVYDDYNGWDKIPHTDRTEFYNDFNDYLLTVKAPKNYVVWATGDLKNPDEVLQPKFADKLKKSYTSEEVVSIANAEEMANGEVTKQNDWNTWKFTADHITDVTFALSNHYLWDAGSVVVDKKTGRRTSVQAAYDSKAEDFSHAATWTKLALDWFSNNWPGVPYPFSKMTAVQGFADMEFPMMVNDTSTPDMEFSQFVLNHEIAHTYFPFYMGTNETRYAHMDEGWATTLEYLIGQQQLGKAKADENYKKFRVERWIKDPSTEEDQPIITLSTQVSGSGYGNNAYVKPSLAYLALKDMFGDVLFKKYLHAYMDRWNGKHPIPWDFFHTINDVSKQDLNWFWNNWFFSNNYIDLAIDKVTIKGMTYNISIRNIGGFAIPFDIKVTYADGTTHVIHETPVVWKFNQKAINIQFTAEKPVTSMVIDGGIYMDAKPSDNSWKK